GCCCGGCTTTGGCGCCCGCGGGCGGATGCAAATCCACGGATCGGCCGGGTGGCGGTTTCACCCGACCATCGTGGGAAACGTCTCGGCGAGGCATTGATGCGGGTGGCGATTGTAGAATGCGAAAAGGCCTATCCGGACGAACCGATAGAGCTTTCCGCCCAGGCCCATCTGCAGCGTTTCTATGCCTCGTTCGGCTTCAAGCCGATCTCCAGTGAGTATCTGGAGGATGGTATACCGCATATCGATATGCTGAGGGACGCGCGATGATCTATGTCGATGCCGACGCCTGCCCGGTGAAGCCGGAGATCCTGAAGGTCGCCGAGCGGCACGGAATGGAAGTAACCTTCGTCGCCAATTCCGGCCTTCGCCCCTCGCGCGATCCGATGGTGAAGAATGTCATCGTTTCCAACGGGTTCGACGCCGCGGACAACTGGATCGCCGAGCGGGCTGCAGCCGGCGACATCGTCATCACGGCCGACGTGCCGCTGGCCGGTCGCTGCGTCGCGGCAGGCGCACAGGTGACGGGACCGACGGGACGTGTCTTCGACACCACCAATATCGGCATGGCCACCGCCATGCGCGACCTCGGGGCGCATCTGCGCGAGACAGGCGAAAGCAAGGGCTACAATGCCGCCTTCTCGCCGCGCGACCGTTCCGCCTTTCTCGAAACGCTTGACCGGCTTTGCCGCAGGGTCAAGAAATGACCCGGTATCTTTAGGCCCGGTATCTTTAGGAAGGTGGCGATGAAGCAGGGAGGAAAACGATACGGCATCGACCGGCGGCACCAGCCGTTCGTCATCGCCCTGTTGCTGGCGCTTGTCACATTGCCGGTCACCATACCGCTCGTACCCGGCTTCACGGTGGAGATTGCGGCCATCGTCTTTTTTCTCGGCTACCTCCTGCAAATCGCCCACCGCATGCCGGTGCTGACCGCCGCCCATTTCAGGGCCAGCGCCGACAGCGATGACGCTCCGGCGCTCGCCATCATCGCCGTAACGCTGCTTGCGGTCGCTGCTGCAGTGATTTCGCTATTTCTCGCACTCAGCCATGCTGCCGTCTCGACCGGCTGGTCGCTCGGGCTGGCCTTCTGCTCGGTCATTCTCGGCTGGATGACCATCCACACCATGGCCGCGATGCATTATGCCCACATCTTCTGGCGGCCCTCGAAGGCGGGCGGAAAAAAGACGCACAGGGGCGGCATGGATTTTCCAGATACCGAGGAGCCCGGCGGCTACGAGTTTCTCTACTACGCCTTCGTCATAGGCATGACGGCGCAGACGTCGGATGTCGCGATCACCACCACGACCATGCGCAAGGCCACGCTGGTGCACTCCATCGTCTCTTTCTTTTTCAACACGGTGCTTGTTGCCGCGGTCGTGAATGCGGCTGTCGCGCTGGCAGGCTGATCCTATCAAGCAAGGGTAACTTCCATGAAAATCATCTCCCAGAATACCGCCTTCGACGGCATGCAGGGCGTCTTCTCCCACGAGTCCGAGGCCTGCCAGTGCGAGATGACCTTCGCCGTCTTCGTGCCGCCGCAGGCGATCAAGGAAAAGCGGCCTGTCCTCTGGTACCTTTCCGGCCTCACCTGCACCCATGCCAACGTCATGGAAAAGGGCGAGTATCGCCGCATGGCCTCCGAGCTCGGCCTCATCATCGTCTGCCCGGACACCAGTCCGCGCGGCAACGATGTGCCGGACGAACTAACCAACTGGAAGATGGGCAAGGGCGCTGGCATGTATCTCGACGCCACCGAAAAGCCCTGGTCCGATAACTACAGGATGTACACCTACATCACGCAGGAACTGCCGGCGCTGGTTGCCGAACACTTCCGCGTCGACATGGACCGCCAGGGCATCTTCGGCCACTCGATGGGCGGCCATGGCGCCATGACCATCGCGCTGAAGAACCCCGAAACCTACAAGAGCTGCTCCGCCTTCGCGCCGATCGTCAGTCCCTCGACGGCCGACTGGACGCCCGACGCCTTTACCAAGTATCTCGGCGAGGATCAGGCCTCATGGCGTCCTTACGACGCCTGCGCGCTGGTCGAGGACGGCGCGAGATTCCCGGAATTCCTGATCGATCAGGGCAAGGCCGACAGCTTCCTCGAAACGGGCCTGAAGCCATGGCTGTTCGAAGAGGCGATCAAGGGCACCGATATCGGCCTGACGCTGCGCATGCACGAGCGCTACGACCACTCCTACTTCTTCATCTCCACCTTCATGGACGATCACCTGAAGTGGCACGCCGAGCGCCTCGGGTAAGCCGGGCATTACGGGTCATACAAAATCGGGCGGCTGTGAGCCGCCCTTTCCTTTTCAAAGCCGGCGATAGGCGAACCAGTCGAAATCGGCGGGCTTTGCGCGGCCGCTGGTGTCGAAGGCGAACATGCCGGTAAACGCGCCGGTGAAAGACCCGTGTTCTCCCCGGCCGCCCTCGTCCGAAACGACACCGGCATCGAGCACGGGACCTATCGACCGCCACTGGTCCTCACCCGCGGCGCGCCAGAAAAATCGCAATGCGTTGTCGATGACCTCCATGGCGAGATCCAGTGCGCCCGCCGGCACGGCAATGCCGTGACCTGCCGGAAACTCCAGCCGTCCCTCCGGATAATCGCCGGGGCATGACAGTATCGTCAGGACACGACCGAGCTTTTCGTGCTGCGTCACCCCCAGCGCATGAAACTTGTGGCGGTTGTAATAGTGGGTCAGCCCCGCGACCTGCTGATAGGTGTCCGGGTCGAATTCGACCCTCGTCTCGGCCCGGAAGCGATGGTCTCCCTGCCTTCGCGCGATCAGCGATTGCTCGAACCAGGAGCCGATGCTTTCGCGTCCGAAGAGCCGAAGATGTCCCGGACGCCGCGTCAGGCTGAAGAGCCGGTAGGGTTCGGGGCTTCTGAGCCACTGGAAGTCCTCGGGCAGTTCATAGTGGTCGAAATCGCTCGATACCGTTTCAGGACGCTCGATCCGCGTAATGGCAAAGGGCGGCTCGACGCTGACCGCAGGAACCGGCCCGCCATCGGCGAGATAGAGCCAGTCGTCGTCCCGCCAGACGCATTTCTGGATCGCCGTTTCCCGGCCAAGCGTGCATCTTCGCAAGGGAGAAAGCGGACGGCCGCAGAGATGGGTGTGGTAGGCCTGCCCGTCCGGCGTCTCGACATACTGGCCGTGGCCTGCCCTTTGCAGCGTTGCCTGCGGATGGTCCTTCGCGGTGATGAGATGCACCTGCGGATGCATCTCGTAAGGGCCGTCGATCGTTCGGGAGCGCGCCATGGTTACGGCATGGTCATAACCCGTGCCGCCCTCGGCGGTGGTGAGATAGTACCAGCCGTTACGTTTGAAGAGATGCGGACCTTCCACCAGCCCGAGCGGACTTCCCGCGAAGATGTTTTTCACCGGCCCCTTGAGCTTCTTCGATACGGAATCCCATTCCTGCAGCAGGATACCGTCGAAGGCCGGATGTTTGGGAGAACCGCCATAGCTTTCGGATCGGTGGTTCCATTGCATGTTGAGGAACCACTTGCGTCCGTCACCGTCATGGAAAAGCGACGGGTCGAAACCGGAGGAGTTCACATAAACCGGATCGGACCATTTCCCTTCGATGGTGGGCGATGTCACGATGTAGTTATGGGCATCCTTGAAGTTGCCGTCGAAGCGCTTCACGTCGGTATAGACCAGCCAGAACAACCCGTCGGCAAACGACAGGCAGGGCGCCCAGACGCCACAACTGTCGGGATTGCCGCGCATGTCGAGCTGGCTTGCCCGCTCCAGCGGCCGCCGCACCAGCCGCCAGTTCACCAGATCCCGCGAATGGTGGATCTGCACGCCCGGATACCATTCGAAGGTCGAGGTGGCGATATAGTAGTCCTCCCCGACCCGGCAGATCGACGGGTCCGGGTTGAAACCCGGCAGGATGGGGTTCTGGATCATGTGTTCTCCTCCCGAAAGAACTTGAGGTAGCAGCCCCTCATCCGGCCGTGTCCTACGGACCCTTCTCCCCGCAGGGGTTGAGGGGTAACTCCAGCGGCTATTTCTTCCGTCTCGGCGGTCCCTTGCGCTCGGCGGATGCGGCCCAGATGTTGACGTCGGCCTCCTTGGCATAGGTGTCGATTTCGGCCAGTTCAGCCTCGGAAAACTCCCGGTTCTCCAGAGCCTTGACGCAATCCTCCACCTGTTCCGGCCTCGATGCCCCGATCAGCGCCGTGGTGATCCGCCCGCCACGCAGCACCCAGGCGAGCGCCATCTGCGCGAGCGTCTGGCCGCGCCGCCCCGCAATGGCGTTGAGCGCGCGGATATTCTCGATGTTGCGCTCGTTGAGGAAGGCCGGATCGAGCGAACGGTCGAGCGCTGCACGGCTACTGGCCGGAATGCCGCCGAGATATTTCGAGGTCAGCATGCCCTGGGCCAGCGGCGAAAAGACGATGGAGCCGACACCGAGTTCCTCCAGAGTATCGACGAGGCCGTCTTCCTCGATCCAGCGGTTGATCATCGAATAGCTCGGCTGGTGGATGAGGAGCGGCGTGCCGAGCGATTTCAGGATGTCATAGGCCGCACGCGTCCGGTTCGAATTGTAGGAGGATATGCCGATGTAAAGCGCCCTCCCCGAGCGCACGATGTGGTCGAGCGCGGCACAGGTTTCTTCGAGCGGCGTATCGGGATCGAAGCGGTGGGAATAGAAGATGTCGACGTAATCGAGGCCGAGCCGCTTGAGGCTCTGGTCGCAGGACGAAACCAGATATTTCCGGCTGCCCCACTCGCCGTAAGGACCCGGCCACATGCGATACCCGGCCTTGGTCGAGACGATCAGTTCATCCCGAAGGCTGGCGAAATCGGTTTTCAGGATTTCACCGAAAGCCTGTTCCGACGCGCCGCCCGGCGGGCCGTAATTGTTGGCGAGGTCGAAATGGGTGATGCCGAGATCGAAGGCTTTCCGGCAGATCGCCTGTTTGGTGACATGCGGCGTCTCGACGCCGAAATTCTACCAGAGCCCGAGCGAAATCGCCGGCAGTTTCAGGCCGCTCTTGCCGCAGCGGTTATAGGTCATCTGCTCATAGCGGTCTTCGGTCGGCATCCAGGTCATGAAGGTCTCTCTCCCTTATAAGATAATCAAAGCCGGATTGCCCCTCATCCGGCTGCCGCCACCTTCTCCCCGTGAACGGGGAGAAGGCCGAGATGGCCACCATATGCTGTCTTCTCCCCGCTTGCGGGGAAGAAGGTCCCGGCAGGGGAATGAGGGGCAGTCACAACCCCTTCTATCTCGCCCGGCCCTCGCCGTCACCGCAACAGCGCATGCGCCTCTTCGATGCCGAGTGCGGCGGGCTGGGTGCAGGTGGTCGAAAGAGTCACGAACTCTCCGGTCTCACCGGATTTCAGGATCGAGGTCATGACATCGACGCCATGCAACGCGCGATCGAGCGAGCAGCGGGCATCCCGTCCCTCGATGATGGCAATCGCCATGTCGGCGAGACCCGCCGTGCGGTAATTGGCGCGCGGCCCCTGCGGGCTTTCCTGATTGTCGATGGCGAAGGGATGATCCCATGTCTCAAGCGGCCTGATGTCCTTGTCGTGGCCGGACGCTTCGACCTTGCCGCCGAAGAAGTTCGGATCGGGAAGGAAGAGCGAGCCGTCCGTGCCGTAGAGTTCCATGTTGCCATGCCGGTGGGACCAGACATCCCAGCTCGCCGACAGCGTGACGGTCGCACCGTTTGCGAACTCCAGCAGCGCATGGATATTGGTCGGCGTCCGCACGGGGATGACCTCGCCTGCCCGCGGCTGGCTGGTGATGGTGCGCGTCTCCGACGCCATGGAAGTGAGCGCCCCGACACGCTTCACCGGACCGATCAGGTTGACAAGATTGGCGATGTAATAGGGCCCGAGGTCTAGGATCGGTCCGCCGCCCGGCAGGAAGAAGAAATCCGGGTTCGGATGCCACATCTCCATGCCCGGGCTCATGACGTGGCAGGTGCCCGAGGTGATCCGGCCGACGCCGCCATCCTCGATGAACTTGCGGGCAAGCTGGTG
The window above is part of the Rhizobium sp. ACO-34A genome. Proteins encoded here:
- a CDS encoding GNAT family N-acetyltransferase yields the protein MALPAYIVDVRRLEQFSAIELYDMLKMRVDVFVVEQECAYPELDGNDPECLHLRLMNGPELLACARLWRPRADANPRIGRVAVSPDHRGKRLGEALMRVAIVECEKAYPDEPIELSAQAHLQRFYASFGFKPISSEYLEDGIPHIDMLRDAR
- a CDS encoding S-formylglutathione hydrolase, producing the protein MKIISQNTAFDGMQGVFSHESEACQCEMTFAVFVPPQAIKEKRPVLWYLSGLTCTHANVMEKGEYRRMASELGLIIVCPDTSPRGNDVPDELTNWKMGKGAGMYLDATEKPWSDNYRMYTYITQELPALVAEHFRVDMDRQGIFGHSMGGHGAMTIALKNPETYKSCSAFAPIVSPSTADWTPDAFTKYLGEDQASWRPYDACALVEDGARFPEFLIDQGKADSFLETGLKPWLFEEAIKGTDIGLTLRMHERYDHSYFFISTFMDDHLKWHAERLG
- a CDS encoding glycoside hydrolase 43 family protein, with translation MIQNPILPGFNPDPSICRVGEDYYIATSTFEWYPGVQIHHSRDLVNWRLVRRPLERASQLDMRGNPDSCGVWAPCLSFADGLFWLVYTDVKRFDGNFKDAHNYIVTSPTIEGKWSDPVYVNSSGFDPSLFHDGDGRKWFLNMQWNHRSESYGGSPKHPAFDGILLQEWDSVSKKLKGPVKNIFAGSPLGLVEGPHLFKRNGWYYLTTAEGGTGYDHAVTMARSRTIDGPYEMHPQVHLITAKDHPQATLQRAGHGQYVETPDGQAYHTHLCGRPLSPLRRCTLGRETAIQKCVWRDDDWLYLADGGPVPAVSVEPPFAITRIERPETVSSDFDHYELPEDFQWLRSPEPYRLFSLTRRPGHLRLFGRESIGSWFEQSLIARRQGDHRFRAETRVEFDPDTYQQVAGLTHYYNRHKFHALGVTQHEKLGRVLTILSCPGDYPEGRLEFPAGHGIAVPAGALDLAMEVIDNALRFFWRAAGEDQWRSIGPVLDAGVVSDEGGRGEHGSFTGAFTGMFAFDTSGRAKPADFDWFAYRRL
- a CDS encoding oxidoreductase, yielding MARELGVGIIGCGNISTTYFSLSPLFKGLKVLACSDLNMNAAELRAEEYGVKAQPLDELLANDELDIIVNLTIPDAHYAVSKRILEAGKHVYSEKPLVLSLSAGEELRRIAGENGLSIGCAPDTFLGGSHQLARKFIEDGGVGRITSGTCHVMSPGMEMWHPNPDFFFLPGGGPILDLGPYYIANLVNLIGPVKRVGALTSMASETRTITSQPRAGEVIPVRTPTNIHALLEFANGATVTLSASWDVWSHRHGNMELYGTDGSLFLPDPNFFGGKVEASGHDKDIRPLETWDHPFAIDNQESPQGPRANYRTAGLADMAIAIIEGRDARCSLDRALHGVDVMTSILKSGETGEFVTLSTTCTQPAALGIEEAHALLR